Part of the Pseudomonas sp. Leaf58 genome is shown below.
GCAACTGCTCATTGGTGAACGGCTTGCCAACAAAGTCGGAAACGCCCGCCTGGATCGCCTGGATAACGTTTTCCTTGTCACCACGGCTAGTCACCATGATGAACTGCAGGTTCTTCAGCGCAGGCTGCTGCCGGCACCAGGTGAGCAGTTCCAGGCCGGACATTTCCGGCATTTCCCAGTCGCACAGGACCAGGTCGAACGCTTCCTTGCCCAACATGGCCATGGCCTTGCGCCCGTTGACCGCGTCGTCGATGGCCATGCCCGGGAAGGCATTGCGCAGGCACTTACGGACCAGGTCACGGATAAACGGGGCGTCATCCACGACCAGCACATTCACTTTACTCATCGATACTCCTTCTGAATCCCGACTCGCCTACTGCCAAATAATGGCTATTTGCTACAACCTGGTCACGCCGGGACCTCTTCACATCGTTCGCGGGTGCCTGCCGGCTCCTCGACCGCAAACGAAAACGCCCGGCCAAGGCCGGGCGTCGATGCTCGGGAGCAACCTTACTTATCGTCAGATTCGCCCGGAACATTAGCCTTTTCGCCGTCGGCGAGCGCAGTGCCCTGCACTTCTGCCGTCATGCGCTTGAGGCCCATGTGGCGCACGTCGGTACCGCGCACCAGGTAGATCACCAGTTCGGAGATGTTGCGCGCATGGTCGCCGATACGCTCCAGCGAACGCAGGACCCAAATTACACTCAGTACCCGCGAGATTGAGCGCGGGTCTTCCATCATGTAGGTCACCAGCTCACGCAGCGCGGTTTTGTATTCGCGGTCGATAGTTTTGTCGTACTGGGCCACCGACAATGCCAGGTCGGCGTCGAAGCGGGCAAAGGCGTCCAGCGCGTCACGGACCATGTTGCGCACCTGGTCGCCGATGTGGCGCACCTCGACGTAGCCACGTGGCGACTCACCTTCTTCGCACAGCTGGATGGCGCGCCGGGCGATTTTGGTCGACTCGTCACCGATGCGCTCCAGGTCGATCACCGATTTGGAGATGCTGATGATCAGGCGCAGGTCGGACGCCGCCGGCTGGCGACGGGCGAGGATGCGCAGGCACTCCTCGTCGATGTTGCGCTCCATCTGGTTGATCTGCTCGTCGACTTCACGCACCTGCTGGGCCAGGCCCGAGTCGGCCTCGATCAGTGCGGTAACGGCGTCGTTGACCTGCTTTTCTACCAGCCCACCCATGGCCAGCAGGTGGCTGCGCACTTCTTCCAGCTCGGCGTTGAACTGCTGGGAAATGTGGTGCGTAAGGCTTTCTTTGTTGATCATGCTGTCGCTCCGCGAAGTTGCTAGCTGCTAGCTGCAAGCTTCAAGTGGTTCGTGTCGTTCCCTGGCTCCGCGCTAACCGCTTTGTCTTGCAGCTTGCAGCTCGAGGCTTGCAGCTGCGCCAAAGGCGCTCTTAGCCATAACGACCGGTGATGTAGTCTTCGGTCTGCTTCTTCGCCGGGTTGGTAAACAGGGTGTCGGTGTCACCGTATTCGATCAGTTTGCCCATGTACATGAAGGCGGTGTAGTCCGAAACACGGGCCGCCTGCTGCATGTTGTGGGTCACGATGACGATGGTGTACTTGGATTTCAATTCGTAGATCAGCTCTTCGACCTTCAGGGTCGAGATCGGGTCCAGTGCCGAGCACGGTTCATCGAGCAGCAGCACCTCAGGTTCCACGGCGATGGTGCGGGCAATGACCAGGCGCTGCTGCTGGCCACCGGACAGGCCCAAGGCCGATTCGTGCAGGCGGTCCTTGACCTCGTCCCATAGGGCTGCGCCCTTAAGGGCCCACTCGACCGCTTCGTCGAGCACGCGCTTTTTGTTGATGCCCTGGATTCGCAGGCCGTAGACCACGTTCTCGTAGATGGTCTTGGGAAACGGGTTGGGCTTCTGGAACACCATGCCTACCCGGCGGCGCAGCTCGGCCACGTCCTCACCCTTACGGTAGATGTTGTTGCCGTACAGGTTGATGGCGCCTTCCACGCGGCAGCCGTCAACCAGGTCGTTCATGCGGTTGAAGGTGCGCAGCAGGGTCGACTTGCCGCAGCCGGACGGGCCGATGAAGGCGGTCACGCGCTGCTTGGGGATGTTCATATTGACGTCGAACAAAGCTTGCTTGTCGCCGTAGAACAGGCTCAGGCCAGGTACTTCGATGGCCACCGTTTCTTCGGCCAGGCGCAGGCTTTGCTTGTTGCGGCCCAGGGCAGACATGTCGATGCCGTGGGTATGGGAGTCTTGCTGCATGGTCTCACTCCGTTTGTAGCTGCGAGCTGCAAGCTGCAAGCTGCAAGTTAGGGCAAAGCGGCAATCTGCTTGGCGCTTGCCGCTTGTGACATAAAGCTTCAATCAGCTGTCGAGGGCCTTGTACTTCTCGCGTAGGTGGTTACGGATCCACACCGCCGAGAGGTTGAGGGACGCGATCACCAATACCAGCAGCAGCGCCGTGGCATATACCAGCGGCCGCGCGGCTTCGACGTTCGGGCTTTGGAAACCGACGTCATAGATGTGGAAGCCCAGGTGCATGATCTTCTGGTCCAGGTGCAGGTACGGGTAGTTGCCGTCCACCGGCAGCGACGGCGCCAGCTTCACCACACCCACCAGCATCAACGGCGCCACTTCACCGGCAGCGCGGGCCACGGCGAGGATCATGCCGGTCATCATGGCTGGGCTGGCCATGGGCAAGACGATCTTCCACAACGTCTCGGCCTTGGTCGCGCCCAGGGCCAGCGAGCCTTCGCGCACGGTACGCGGTATACGCGCCAGCCCCTCTTCGGTGGCCACGATCACCACCGGTACTGCCAGCAACGCCAGGGTCAACGATGCCCACAACAGGCCCGGAGTGCCCAAGGTTGGCGCCGGCAGGGCTTCGGGGAAGAACAAGCGGTCGATCGAGCCACCCAGCACGTAGACGAAGAAGCCCAGGCCGAACACGCCGTAGACGATAGCCGGTACACCGGCAAGGTTGTTCACGGCGATGCGGATCAACCGGGTCACGGGGCCCTGCTTGGCGTACTCGCGCAGGTAGACGGCAGCCAGCACCCCGAATGGGGTGACGATCACGGCCATGATCAGGGTCATCATCACGGTACCGAAGATGGCCGGGAAGATACCGCCTTCGGTGTTCGCTTCACGTGGGTCGTCGCTGAGGAATTCCCAAACCTTGGTGAAGTAGGTGCCCAGCTTGGTGAAACCCGACATGGCGTTCGGCTGGATGGCGTGCACCACCTTGCTCAGGTTGATTTCCACTTCACGGCCATTGCCATCTCGGGCCACCAGGCTGTCGCGGGCGA
Proteins encoded:
- the phoU gene encoding phosphate signaling complex protein PhoU; amino-acid sequence: MINKESLTHHISQQFNAELEEVRSHLLAMGGLVEKQVNDAVTALIEADSGLAQQVREVDEQINQMERNIDEECLRILARRQPAASDLRLIISISKSVIDLERIGDESTKIARRAIQLCEEGESPRGYVEVRHIGDQVRNMVRDALDAFARFDADLALSVAQYDKTIDREYKTALRELVTYMMEDPRSISRVLSVIWVLRSLERIGDHARNISELVIYLVRGTDVRHMGLKRMTAEVQGTALADGEKANVPGESDDK
- the pstB gene encoding phosphate ABC transporter ATP-binding protein PstB, with the protein product MQQDSHTHGIDMSALGRNKQSLRLAEETVAIEVPGLSLFYGDKQALFDVNMNIPKQRVTAFIGPSGCGKSTLLRTFNRMNDLVDGCRVEGAINLYGNNIYRKGEDVAELRRRVGMVFQKPNPFPKTIYENVVYGLRIQGINKKRVLDEAVEWALKGAALWDEVKDRLHESALGLSGGQQQRLVIARTIAVEPEVLLLDEPCSALDPISTLKVEELIYELKSKYTIVIVTHNMQQAARVSDYTAFMYMGKLIEYGDTDTLFTNPAKKQTEDYITGRYG
- the pstA gene encoding phosphate ABC transporter permease PstA, whose amino-acid sequence is MSGGAVAMAVIMTVGLLAVIAVRGLGHFWPADLVQATYKVPGQADLVVIGEVVQKEEVPRARLKGAGLPVPDQGPEFMTRELVKVGNRDLNGSDFTWVVGDWLVDEQRPADLIALERREWGNFYGYLVSVKEQGRVVAEGPAAWNELQARLKRANQLNNELQSLEKTDIGAINHGLERLRLHARKLELDGKLDAAAQADMDADRAELNNRYKAIEARLSGLHQAFARDSLVARDGNGREVEINLSKVVHAIQPNAMSGFTKLGTYFTKVWEFLSDDPREANTEGGIFPAIFGTVMMTLIMAVIVTPFGVLAAVYLREYAKQGPVTRLIRIAVNNLAGVPAIVYGVFGLGFFVYVLGGSIDRLFFPEALPAPTLGTPGLLWASLTLALLAVPVVIVATEEGLARIPRTVREGSLALGATKAETLWKIVLPMASPAMMTGMILAVARAAGEVAPLMLVGVVKLAPSLPVDGNYPYLHLDQKIMHLGFHIYDVGFQSPNVEAARPLVYATALLLVLVIASLNLSAVWIRNHLREKYKALDS